The following proteins are co-located in the Betta splendens chromosome 9, fBetSpl5.4, whole genome shotgun sequence genome:
- the si:dkey-1k23.3 gene encoding heat shock protein 67B1 — translation MAEAHAELCGDPLRRRRQPGPVLRQDPDRLQNRTPAPLFVPFITGPAPRPIQKMSQEQHMWRVDLDVAHFSSADISVSVRRGFLEVEGKHGERPDEHGSTARCFTRKFRLPSELDVARMTSTLSVDGILTVEAPVPEASVPAAVIIPIKVEIETEDSPETDPDSSGAPEAQRLLGTLEPEDYGKDSPLEEPGDRAPPGSSSAEPQPRDGSREQEETRGKPAAESHPSASADGGDTQRCQGSSEHREATQSQESPDALTPEEPAPERMSGESQKSRREEPEPGQSQAGQVQSREPEVPLTQRAE, via the exons ATGGCTGAAGCCCATGCTGAGCTGTGCGGGGACCCCctgaggaggcggcggcagccgGGCCCAGTCCTCCGTCAGGATCCAGACCGGCTCCAGAACCGCACGCCCGCCCCCCTGTTCGTGCCCTTCATCaccgggccggcgccgcggcccatTCAGAAGATGAGCCAGGAGCAGCACATGTGGAGGGTGGACCTGGACGTGGCCCACTTCTCCTCCGCCGACATCTCTGTCAGCGTCAGACGCGGCTTCTTGGAGGTCGAAG GGAAACACGGCGAGAGGCCGGACGAGCACGGATCCACTGCCAGATGTTTTACAAGGAAGTTCAG GCTTCCGTCTGAGCTCGACGTTGCCAGAATGACCTCCACGCTCTCTGTGGACGGGATCCTGACGGTGGAAGCTCCGGTTCCTGAAGCCTCCGTTCCTGCCGCCGTCATCATTCCCATAAAG GTGGAGATAGAGACAGAAGACAGCCCCGAGACGGACCCAGACAGCAGCGGAGCGCCGGAGGCCCAGAGGCTTCTGGGAACGCTGGAGCCGGAGGATTATGGGAAGGACTCTCCACTGGAGGAGCCTGGTGACAGAGCCCCTCccggcagcagctcagctgagccTCAGCCGCGTGACGggagcagggagcaggaggagacccGTGGGAAGCCAGCTGCAGAGTCCCACCCTTCAGCGTCTGCAGATGGCGGCGACACACAGCGTTGTCAGGGTTCCTCCGAGCACCGCGAAGCAACGCAGAGCCAGGAGTCCCCAGACGCGCTCACACCCGAAGAGCCCGCGCCCGAGCGAATGAGCGGCGAGAGCCAGAAAAGCCGGCGtgaggagccggagccgggccagAGTCAGGCGGGCCAGGTCCAGAGCCGGGAGCCGGAGGTTCCCCTCACTCAACGGGCAGAGTAG
- the hspb8 gene encoding heat shock protein beta-8 isoform X2, translated as MAEGDFYTMGNRQRFPRDPFGESPFRDQSPFRDQAPFRDQAPFRDQLPSRFMEDDFGMPPFPDDLSMDWPGWARPGRLGSRLSSSPFGGSLRTGFPQRPSPGGSPLYTSRYAEPCSRSSPVTTDGEPWKVCVNVHSFKAEELHVKTRDGFVEVSGTHEEKQEAGGIVTKNFTKKIQIPVDVDPLTVFASLSPEGVLIIEARQTPPYCLFSSEAAALPEAEALRPQEAPAV; from the exons ATGGCAGAGGGAGACTTCTACACGATGGGAAACCGGCAGAGGTTTCCCAGGGATCCGTTCGGAGAGTCGCCGTTCAGGGATCAGTCCCCGTTCAGGGACCAGGCTCCGTTCAGGGACCAG GCTCCGTTCAGGGACCAGCTCCCCTCCCGGTTTATGGAGGATGACTTTGGGATGCCACCTTTCCCCGATGACCTGTCCATGGACTGGCCCGGTTGGGCCCGTCCGGGCCGCTTAGGCTCGCGCCTCAGCTCGTCGCCCTTCGGCGGCTCGTTACGCACCGGTTTCCCGCAGCGTCCGTCGCCGGGAGGCTCCCCGCTGTACACCAGCAGGTACGCGGAGCCCTGCTCCAGGAGCTCCCCGGTCACCACCGACGGGGAGCCGTGGAAGGTCTGCGTGAACGTCCACAGCTTCAAAGCAGAGGAATTACACGTCAAGACGAGGGACGGCTTCGTCGAAGTGTCAG GGACAcatgaggagaagcaggaggcaggaggcataGTGACCAAGAACTTCACAAAGAAGATACA GATCCCGGTGGACGTGGACCCTCTGACGGTCTTCGCCTCGCTGTCCCCGGAGGGCGTCCTCATCATCGAGGCCCGGCAGACGCCGCCCTACTGCCTCTTCAGcagcgaggcggcggcgctgccggAGGCCGAGGCGCTGCGGCCCCAGGAGGCGCCCGCCGTGTGA
- the hspb8 gene encoding heat shock protein beta-8 isoform X1 — MAEGDFYTMGNRQRFPRDPFGESPFRDQSPFRDQAPFRDQAPFRDQAPFRDQAPFRDQLPSRFMEDDFGMPPFPDDLSMDWPGWARPGRLGSRLSSSPFGGSLRTGFPQRPSPGGSPLYTSRYAEPCSRSSPVTTDGEPWKVCVNVHSFKAEELHVKTRDGFVEVSGTHEEKQEAGGIVTKNFTKKIQIPVDVDPLTVFASLSPEGVLIIEARQTPPYCLFSSEAAALPEAEALRPQEAPAV; from the exons ATGGCAGAGGGAGACTTCTACACGATGGGAAACCGGCAGAGGTTTCCCAGGGATCCGTTCGGAGAGTCGCCGTTCAGGGATCAGTCCCCGTTCAGGGACCAGGCTCCGTTCAGGGACCAGGCCCCGTTCAGGGACCAGGCTCCGTTCAGGGACCAGGCTCCGTTCAGGGACCAGCTCCCCTCCCGGTTTATGGAGGATGACTTTGGGATGCCACCTTTCCCCGATGACCTGTCCATGGACTGGCCCGGTTGGGCCCGTCCGGGCCGCTTAGGCTCGCGCCTCAGCTCGTCGCCCTTCGGCGGCTCGTTACGCACCGGTTTCCCGCAGCGTCCGTCGCCGGGAGGCTCCCCGCTGTACACCAGCAGGTACGCGGAGCCCTGCTCCAGGAGCTCCCCGGTCACCACCGACGGGGAGCCGTGGAAGGTCTGCGTGAACGTCCACAGCTTCAAAGCAGAGGAATTACACGTCAAGACGAGGGACGGCTTCGTCGAAGTGTCAG GGACAcatgaggagaagcaggaggcaggaggcataGTGACCAAGAACTTCACAAAGAAGATACA GATCCCGGTGGACGTGGACCCTCTGACGGTCTTCGCCTCGCTGTCCCCGGAGGGCGTCCTCATCATCGAGGCCCGGCAGACGCCGCCCTACTGCCTCTTCAGcagcgaggcggcggcgctgccggAGGCCGAGGCGCTGCGGCCCCAGGAGGCGCCCGCCGTGTGA
- the srrm4 gene encoding serine/arginine repetitive matrix protein 4 isoform X2: protein MASSPSFDEELSPRPKAKKKKKRKSERKRKRKRSRSRSLSPLRKKKKKKKKSSKKNKRHRYSSKKSKHSSSSLKHKRKDERKHKKSSRTHSRRRRSYRRSESDGSCCQSSTEDRHYLQSAVVHQPLGGLAAAAEEAKHTDVKWRPATKSVCKTAPKYRSILSTSTISSTKPGSELLHGKGPQHLRSNSEGPRDYDSGNDTSSPPSSKTSVSRAIVADKKNRCQRVASEEKLKFTDRDNGSDSGNSVTSYASLCRPYGEEGLLSGNGTREQITLGCRVEAVRSPKASSCSRGASESSRRQLETRSSSSRSRSRSSGSSRYSRHHSRSPSLSCSSYSRSSYSSDPRRRGSVVSLSSRGSYSRHSADRLRDRKRASSSRETDVKYAHKVSGKRRRRKSYSPMKKRRRDSPSHLEARRITSARKRPIPYFRPSPSSSSRSTSVSSWSSLFSRSRSLIHSVSRSRSRSRSHSYASYRSYSRSSSWNSIFGTRSRSRSRGSLNKRNKTRH from the exons ATGGCTTCCAG cCCTTCCTTTGATGAGGAACTCTCGCCTCGGCCCaaggcgaagaagaagaagaagagaaagtcAGAACGcaagagaaaaaggaaaag GTCACGTTCCCGCAGCTTGTCGCCcctgaggaagaagaaaaagaagaagaagaagagctcaAAAAAGAACAAGCGGCACAG GTATTCCTCCAAGAAGTCAAAGCACAG CTCTTCAAGTCTAAAACATAAGAGGAAGGATGAGCGCAAGCACAAGAAAAG TTCACGGACCCACTCGCGCCGGAGACGAAGCTATCGGAGGTCGGAGTCGGACGGCTCCTGCTGCCAGTCTTCCACAGAGGACAG ACACTATTTGCAAAGCGCTGTGGTCCACCAGCCGTTGGGAGGactggcagctgcagcagaagaagcCAAGCACACGGACGTGAAGTGGAGACCTGCAACCAAATCAGTGTGTAAAACGGCTCCAAAATATCGCTCCATCCTCTCAACCAGCACC ATTTCCTCAACCAAACCTGGAAGCGAACTTTTGCACGGAAAAGGGCCTCAGCACTTACGGAGCAACAGCGAAGGTCCACGCGATTACGATTCTGGGAATGACACGTCCTCGCCGCCTTCGAGCAAAACTAGTGTTTCTCGGGCGATTGTTGCTGATAAGAAGAACCGCTGTCAGCGTGTGGCCTCAGAAGAGAAGCTCAAGTTCACTGACAGAGATAATGGCTCAGATTCAGGAAACTCTGTGACCAGCTACGCCTCCTTGTGCAGACCTTATGGGGAGGAAGGCCTTTTAAGTGGAAATGGCACGAg AGAGCAGATAACCTTGGGCTGTCGGGTGGAGGCGGTGAGATCTCCAAAGGCTTCCAGCTGTTCACGGGGGGCGAGCGAGTCGTCGCGAAGGCAGCTGGAAACCCGatcatccagcagcaggagcagaagcagatCGTCTGGGAGCTCCAGATACTCCAGACACCACTCCCGCAGCCCGTCTCTATCTTGCAG TTCATATTCTCGGTCGAGTTACTCCTCCGACCCGAGGCGACGAGGCAGCGTGGTCAGCCTGAGCTCCAGAGGAAGCTACTCCAGACACAGCGCAGACAG ACTACGGGACAGAAAAAGAGCATCTAGCTCCAGAGAGACAGATGTGAAGTATGCACATAAGGTTAGTGGGAAGAGACGGAGACGCAAATCTTACTCTCctatgaagaagaggaggagagactcgCCAAGCCATCTGGAAGCACGGCGAATCACAAG TGCCAGAAAGCGGCCCATTCCATACTTCCGCCCCAGTCCGTCCTCCAGCAGTCGCTCCACCAGCGTGTCGTCCTGGAGCAGCCTCTTCAGCCGCAGTCGCAGCCTGATCCACAGCgtcagccgcagccgcagccgcagccggagcCACAGTTACGCGTCCTACAGGAGCTACAGCCGTAGTTCATCCTGGAACTCCATCTTTGGGACCCGCAGTCGCAGCCGCAGCCGTGGATCATTGAACAAACGCAACAAAACCAGGCACTAG